AACCAAAATCTTTCGCACTTTGCAAACAAGTAGCCATCATTTGAGTTCCTATTCCCAAACCACGTGTTTCCGGCAAAAAATACATTTTTTGCAATTCACAAATTGTTTCTGCTTCATTTTCTAATGGAGCAATTCCGGCTGAACCTACAATCTTTCCGTCACTTTCAACAACATAATAAACCGATTTAGGTTTGTTATATTCCTCAAACATTAAATCTAAATACGGGTCTTCGTAAGCAGTTCCTACTTTTGGAATATTCAATTCGTCAAAAACAGCACGTATCAATTGTGCTACCGCTGCATTGTCTTTTTTTTCTATTTTTCTGATAACCCAATTCTTCATTTTTTCAGCAACTAATTAAGAGTACAAAAATAGCCATTGTTTATTGTTCTTTTCTAAAGTTTTAAAACTAAATCTTAAACTCAAAAATTAGTACTTTTGTAAAGTGAAACTACA
This region of Flavobacterium lacustre genomic DNA includes:
- a CDS encoding GNAT family N-acetyltransferase, producing the protein MKNWVIRKIEKKDNAAVAQLIRAVFDELNIPKVGTAYEDPYLDLMFEEYNKPKSVYYVVESDGKIVGSAGIAPLENEAETICELQKMYFLPETRGLGIGTQMMATCLQSAKDFGFEKCYLETMPFMHAAQKLYTKSGFEYICASMGSTGHTSCPVWMLKELH